In the genome of Drosophila pseudoobscura strain MV-25-SWS-2005 chromosome 3, UCI_Dpse_MV25, whole genome shotgun sequence, one region contains:
- the Prp38 gene encoding pre-mRNA-splicing factor 38 translates to MANRTVKEAKNVHGTNPQYLIEKIIRSRIYDSKYWKEQCFALTAELLVDKAMELRFVGGVYGGNIKPTQFLCLTLKMLQIQPEKDIVVEFIKNEEFKYVRALGAFYLRLTGVALDCYKYLEPLYIDNRKLRRQNRAGQFEIVYMDEYIDELLRNDRVCDIILPRIQKRTILEENNEIEPKVSVLDEDLDDELPSEDEKPDEREANRTNENSVSTVRRPRRARSKSKSRSRERDRRPAQNNNGRSRDYYDELEEFERQRNRTRNRDNQHEDRRQPAPRQDRDRERQDRDRERQDRDRKPQNRDRERQDRDRMRERERYGERDRRERDNGSRHDQREREPRNERDRRRH, encoded by the coding sequence ATGGCAAATCGGACAGTGAAGGAGGCCAAAAACGTGCATGGCACCAACCCGCAGTATCTCATCGAAAAGATCATACGTTCCCGCATCTACGACTCCAAGTACTGGAAGGAGCAATGTTTTGCCCTCACAGCCGAACTGCTCGTGGACAAAGCAATGGAGCTACGATTCGTCGGCGGCGTTTATGGAGGAAACATAAAGCCGACGCAGTTCCTCTGCCTCACACTGAAGATGCTGCAGATTCAGCCGGAGAAGGACATTGTGGTGGAGTTCATCAAGAACGAGGAGTTTAAGTACGTCCGTGCATTGGGGGCGTTCTATCTGCGACTGACCGGAGTCGCCCTCGACTGTTACAAGTATCTGGAGCCCTTGTACATCGACAACCGCAAGCTGAGACGCCAAAACCGAGCCGGGCAGTTCGAAATTGTCTACATGGACGAATACATAGATGAATTGCTGCGTAACGATCGCGTCTGCGACATTATACTGCCTCGAATACAGAAGCGAACCATTCTCGAGGAGAACAACGAGATTGAACCGAAGGTGTCGGTTCTGGATGAAGACTTGGACGACGAGCTACCCAGTGAGGATGAGAAGCCAGACGAGCGAGAAGCGAATCGGACAAACGAAAATTCCGTTTCAACTGTACGACGCCCGCGAAGAGCTCGCTCAAAATCCAAATCGCGCAGCAGGGAGCGGGACAGACGTCCTGCCCAAAACAACAATGGTCGCTCTCGAGATTACTACGATGAACTGGAGGAGTTTGAGCGGCAGCGCAATCGCACCCGCAACCGTGACAATCAGCACGAAGATCGCCGACAGCCAGCACCACGTCAGGATCGGGATAGAGAACGACAGGATCGGGACAGAGAACGCCAGGACCGGGATAGAAAGCCCCAGAATCGGGACAGGGAGCGCCAGGATCGGGACAGAATGCGCGAGCGGGAGAGATATGGCGAAAGAGATAGACGGGAGCGAGATAATGGCTCCCGCCACGACCAGCGGGAGAGGGAGCCGCGAAACGAGCGGGACCGACGTCgccattaa